In Vicinamibacteria bacterium, the following proteins share a genomic window:
- a CDS encoding sigma-54 dependent transcriptional regulator has translation MQEPAGPQVLVVDDDPSMQRMLRTRLEREGYQVVTAADGDEGLDLIRKQVFNLVITDVRMPKLKGDELARSISQFNPDIPIIVMTAYGDVNEAVRLMHDGVYHYLTKPFDVEDLVGRVRKAVDRQRTSHEVQQVRSKIMSRRKSDFIVGASPKIEELLTQISIVAQNDVPVIIYGESGTGKELVARAIHYTGKRADRPFVVENCGAIPENLIENELFGHVKGAYTDARSDQKGLFEEAHGGTLFLDEIGELPLPLQVKFLRVLQDGEFKRIGSTRAIKVDVRVIAATNKDLIQAISEKSFREDLFYRLNVIPIHLPPLRERKEDIPLLINHFLTEFNKELGRGVEGFSPAAIQKMMTYQWPGNIRELKNKVKQAMVLTRNNVITAEDLFFHVPVSSNKFQSFKEAKREFEKEYISQVLRICQGNISQAARLARKDRKDFYDVMKKYGIQPEIFRKQQAG, from the coding sequence ATGCAGGAGCCCGCAGGGCCGCAGGTGCTTGTTGTCGATGATGATCCGAGCATGCAGCGCATGCTTCGTACGCGGCTGGAACGTGAGGGATATCAAGTCGTTACCGCAGCGGACGGAGACGAAGGCCTCGACCTGATCCGCAAGCAGGTGTTCAACCTCGTCATCACTGACGTGAGGATGCCCAAGCTGAAGGGTGACGAGCTCGCCCGCTCGATTAGTCAGTTCAATCCCGATATCCCGATCATCGTCATGACCGCCTATGGCGACGTCAATGAAGCCGTTCGCCTCATGCACGACGGCGTTTACCACTACCTGACCAAGCCGTTCGACGTAGAGGACCTGGTCGGTCGGGTGCGCAAGGCGGTCGACCGCCAGCGGACGTCCCACGAAGTGCAGCAAGTGCGGTCGAAGATCATGAGCCGACGCAAGTCGGACTTCATCGTGGGGGCAAGCCCAAAGATCGAAGAGCTCCTGACCCAGATCTCCATCGTCGCTCAGAACGATGTGCCGGTCATCATCTACGGTGAGTCGGGGACCGGTAAGGAGCTCGTGGCTCGCGCGATTCACTACACCGGCAAGCGTGCCGATCGCCCGTTCGTCGTCGAGAACTGCGGCGCCATTCCCGAGAACTTGATCGAGAACGAGCTCTTCGGCCACGTCAAGGGCGCCTATACCGACGCCCGAAGCGATCAGAAAGGCCTCTTCGAAGAGGCGCACGGCGGAACACTCTTCCTCGACGAGATCGGCGAGCTGCCTCTCCCGTTGCAGGTGAAGTTTCTGCGCGTCCTCCAGGACGGCGAGTTCAAACGCATTGGATCGACGCGGGCCATCAAGGTGGACGTGCGGGTCATCGCGGCGACGAACAAGGACCTCATCCAGGCAATCTCCGAGAAGAGCTTCCGCGAGGATCTCTTCTATCGACTGAACGTCATTCCGATCCACCTGCCGCCGCTGCGCGAGCGGAAGGAAGACATCCCTCTGCTGATCAACCACTTCTTGACCGAGTTCAACAAGGAGCTCGGAAGAGGAGTCGAGGGATTCTCCCCGGCAGCCATTCAGAAGATGATGACCTATCAGTGGCCGGGGAACATCCGCGAGCTGAAGAACAAGGTGAAGCAGGCCATGGTCCTCACGCGCAACAACGTGATTACCGCCGAGGACCTCTTCTTCCACGTACCCGTCTCGTCCAACAAGTTCCAGTCGTTCAAGGAAGCCAAGCGCGAGTTCGAGAAGGAGTACATCTCGCAGGTGCTCCGGATCTGCCAGGGAAACATCTCCCAGGCGGCGCGGCTCGCCCGGAAGGATCGGAAGGATTTCTACGACGTGATGAAGAAGTACGGAATCCAGCCCGAGATCTTCCGTAAGCAACAGGCCGGCTGA